Genomic DNA from Dehalogenimonas lykanthroporepellens BL-DC-9:
TACCGTCAGGCGCGTCCGTCCTTTGGCTCTCCGGTTTTTCAGTACGTTGCGACCGCCGCGGGTAGCCATCCTCGCCATAAACCCGTGCTCGCGTTTGCGGGGCACTTTTTTCGGTTGATATGTCCTTTTGGGCATATGTTTATCCCTCACCAATTTCTGTTTAAATTTGGCCTGAATCAGGCCTGGGCTTCACCCTCGGTCAAAGCTTCGGCAGGTTGGGTGGCAACCGCTGTTTCATCGTCTTTACCGGCATCGACCGCTTCGGCGGGGCTGGCTTCGGGGGTCGTTTTCGTCTCCGGCGCCACGGCTACCGGGACACCAGGGCTGACCGTCCAGCTGGTACCGGACACACGAATATGCTCCGGCACAAAAGGCAATAGAGCTATCATCCGGGCTTGTTTGATGGCATTGGCCAGGGCCCGCTGATGCTTGGCGCAGGTGCCACTGCGTCGCCTGGGATTGATCTTGCCCCGCTCCGAAATATATCGGCTCAGACGGGCGGTATCCTTGTAATCGATGACCAGATTCTTGTCGGCGCAGAAAGCGCACACCTTGCGTCGCGCCTGGAATCTTCCCCGACCGAATCTGCCGCCGGGCCGGCCTTGAGGCCTCGTTCCTGCATTTCTAATAAAAGCCAAGTTCTTATTCTCTCCTGTCCACTCTAAAGTTTTGAATTATTCTAACTAAAACGGAAGGTCGTCCGGACTGATGTCGCCACTGGTCTCACTTCCGGAGTTATCGGTCCCGCCGCCCGGAGGGCGCCGGTCCAGCGGCATAACGGAACTGGCCACAACTTCGGTCCGATAATGCTTCTGGCCATCCTGTCCGTCCCAGCTTCGGGTCTGCAGACGCCCTTCAACGTAAACCAACCGTCCTTTGGTAACGAATTGATTACACTGTTCAGCCAGCTTGTTCCAGGCAACCACGCTGAACCATTCGGTCTCTTCTTTCGTTTCCCCTTCGCCGGACTGATACCTCCGATTGGTGGCGACTCTGAATGAAGTTACCGGATGGCCTGAAGGGGTGAACCTCATCTCGGGTTCCACACCGACGTTACCGATTATCATGACTTTGTTGAGACTTGCCATTCGCCTCCCCCTTTTCCGACTGTGCCTGTTTAGGCGCCTGGCCGGATGGCCATATGACGCAGTACGTTTTCCGAGATTCTAAGCTCATCGGAAATCTTCCGAATCAGGGAAGAACCGGCCTGGAACTTGAACAATATATAAACCCCTTCAAGCTGTTGTTTGATGGGATAGGCCAGTTTGCGCTTGCCCCATTTATCGACTGCCTCTACGGCGCCGCCGCTTGAGGTAATCGCGTCGGTGATGAATTTCACGGCACTATCCAGTTTTTCCTGGGACATCTCCTGACGATAAATTACAACCAGCTCATAGTTGTTGACCGGTTCGGTGCGATTCCGCAACAGGTCGGTCATTTCCTGACTTCGTTTTTCTTTGACTGCGATGGTAGTACCCTCCCGAACTGAACTTTATCCTAAAATACCGCGGTATTATAGCACATGGCCTGGCGCCAAACAACAATATGTGGCTGTTCAATCTCCGAAGTATGTTGCCGGACTCCGGCTCGTTTGACACCAACCTGTAAAATGGGGTATATTGCTTCGTCGCGCGGCCCCGTGGTGTAGCGGTCTAACATGCCACCCTGTCACGGTGGAGATCGTGGGTTCGAATCCCATCGGGGTCGCCATTCTTCACCTTATCATGATTTCCCTCCGCCCGGTTCGTTCCACACTTTGCCTTCCTCGTTGACGGCTGTTACCATATAATCGTAGCCGGTCATGCCGGCGCCAAACTCTGATGACAGGAGACCGGGCTAACCGGAACCCATGCACGCTAAGGATCTTGATTCTCTGGATTTCCCCCGGGTCAGGGAATTTCTCGCCGGTTTTTGTCACTCTGAACCCGGACGTGAACTGGCTCTGGCTGTCACTCCGTCAACCGATATCGACTGGATGCGGAAGAGATT
This window encodes:
- a CDS encoding ribosomal protein S6 (KEGG: deg:DehalGT_0883 ribosomal protein S6~TIGRFAM: ribosomal protein S6~PFAM: Ribosomal protein S6, bacterial-like) translates to MTDLLRNRTEPVNNYELVVIYRQEMSQEKLDSAVKFITDAITSSGGAVEAVDKWGKRKLAYPIKQQLEGVYILFKFQAGSSLIRKISDELRISENVLRHMAIRPGA
- a CDS encoding ribosomal protein L34 (KEGG: deg:DehalGT_0880 ribosomal protein L34~TIGRFAM: ribosomal protein L34~PFAM: ribosomal protein L34), which translates into the protein MPKRTYQPKKVPRKREHGFMARMATRGGRNVLKNRRAKGRTRLTVV
- a CDS encoding single-strand binding protein (KEGG: det:DET1045 single-strand binding protein~TIGRFAM: single-strand binding protein~PFAM: single-strand binding protein/Primosomal replication protein n), coding for MASLNKVMIIGNVGVEPEMRFTPSGHPVTSFRVATNRRYQSGEGETKEETEWFSVVAWNKLAEQCNQFVTKGRLVYVEGRLQTRSWDGQDGQKHYRTEVVASSVMPLDRRPPGGGTDNSGSETSGDISPDDLPF
- a CDS encoding ribosomal protein S18 (KEGG: dev:DhcVS_915 ribosomal protein S18~TIGRFAM: ribosomal protein S18~PFAM: ribosomal protein S18), with the protein product MAFIRNAGTRPQGRPGGRFGRGRFQARRKVCAFCADKNLVIDYKDTARLSRYISERGKINPRRRSGTCAKHQRALANAIKQARMIALLPFVPEHIRVSGTSWTVSPGVPVAVAPETKTTPEASPAEAVDAGKDDETAVATQPAEALTEGEAQA